aaggcttttgactctgtcaaccaccgcattcttattggcagactaaatagccttggtttctcaaatgactgcctcgcctggttcaccaactacttgctcatttgcaccccagtatctctatttgcacatcatctcttgcacatctatcattccagtgttaatactaattgtaattattttgcactatggcctatttattgccttacctccataacttgctacatttgcacacactgtatatatattttatattttctgttgtatttttgactttatgttttgttttaccccatatgtaactctgtgttgttgtttttagcgcactgctttgctttatcttggccaggtcgcagttgtaaatgagaacttgttcacaactggcttacctggttaaataaaggtgaaataaaaaataaataaataaattacaggGGAGAATGTTTGCAATAAAGTATTGGGGTCATTCTGGGGTCATGGGGTGGTTGTCAGCCGTGTTTGTAGTCAAGTGGAGGTTAATGTCAACATTGTCTGCACCAGGTGACAGGGAGTTTACCAATTAAGAACTTGACTTTGATGCAGGGTCGTTGTGGGGTCAAAGTATGGTGCGAGATTAAGAATCTGTAAACACTTGTCTTGCCTGAGGAAtctgaggagacacacacacacctgcaaccATCCTCTataaatacacagacacacacgccatCATGTGCCAAAACCAAATCTTAATGATACATAATTACTCCTGTATTTTGCCAAAATCATCCAAACCTCAGGAGTCACGCAATCCTGCCTCATCTGCTATAGGGATTCATAGACACACAGCTAATATCAAAGATGGGAGTATATTTTAAGTTTAAAATATTGCACTGAACGAGACATGATAGCCACAAGTGCAAAGTGTATCTGTCATTGAGCAGACACTATGAACTAATGAATTAACACAGAGTGTGAAGTGAAGCATATTCTTCTTCAGACAAACTTTGCTTCTTACACGTTGATTGTCCTTTGTGTGAACATAGCGgcttgctggaccccaggaaggggatccttaataaatataaatacaaataccaCACCATGCTGTATCCGCactcctgtccctctgtcctatccatctctctcttgtTGTTGgacagatgggagatgacaaggaCAGCTCAGGGAGCTTCTCAGAGGAGCAGAAGGCCAAGCCCATCCCCCCAAGGCCCTCGCTGGTATCCCCTGAGCTGAAAGCCATGATCCGCATCAGGACAAAGTACCAGGCTCTGAAGAGACGTCGGCTGGACTCAGCCACTGGGCTCTTCGCCTCAGGTAGACCCTCCACAGGCCCCGATCCCGGCTCACTCACCGCCCCAGGCAGGTCTTCAATGGGCACCGGCACACCCACCGCCCCAGAGATCTTCAACTCCAATGGCAAGGAGCCCCCccacagcaggaggaggaggaagaggtctcGAGTGCTCTTCCCTAACAACTGTTGCAAGGTCGTCCCCAGTGACAAGGACCGGAGCCGGGCCAAACCATTCTTTGTCCTCTTCGGTATCATCGTATCCCTTCAGGTCACCTCTAAACTTGTCTCTTTCCCTTAAAGGGTTTACTGTGATTAGAACCTGTCCACTCCTTTTCCCCACTCTACTTCAACCTCTCAGTCCCTAGTTACCCAACTACAGATATCATTATCCCCTGGGGTTAATGTACAGGCACAGCCACATGATTTGCCTAGTACTGTATATCCCACGGTTGCCATGACAGCAACAAGATacattgctttttttttttaaccactAAATGTGTTGCATTATACTCAAAACAGCTAAAGGGCTTTGGAAATGCCAAATTATGCTTCAGTTTCATTGTGGATGAGGATAAAGTGGAGTTATTTTCCATTATGTGATTTGCTAAATGTGTTCCACTGCTCACCTGTCCTCCTACTAGTGGCATTGAACAGAATCAACAGAATGGAATGTTATTCCAGTCAATAACACGTAACAAAATGACTTCCCTTCCTGTCCTCTTGCAGGTTTACAATGCCATCGAGAACCTGGATGACCATGTGGCACCGTATGACCTGGAGGGCCTGGAGAAGACGCTGCGCAGGGAAGTGTTTGGCCAGCAGGGGGCGATAGAGGAGCTGATGGAGCACCTCCAGGGCTACCTGTCCACCTACGCCCACTCCCagcccctggccctggccctgcacGGCCCCAGCGGCGTGGGCAAGAGCCATCTGGGCCGCCTGCTGGTCCGCCACTTCCGCTCGGTGCTGGGAGAAGACCTGGTGGTGCAGTACTTCACCCTACACCACTGCCCCCTGCAGGGTGATGTGGGCCAGTGCGCCCGAAAGCTGTCCCtctgggtggaggaggtggtggagcaTGCCGAGGCTCAGGAGAAGATCCCTGTCTTTGTGCTAGATGAGGTGGAGTTGATGTCGGCTCCGTTGCTGGACGTGCTGCAAGGCCTGCTTCAGCCCAACCAGACCAACGAGCATCTGAACGTCATCTATGTCCTCCTCAGTAGTCTGGGGCAGGAGGAGATCACCAGACACATACTGCAGAATGTCTCTGGCACGACGCAGGCAGCCGGAGCTCTACTGCGGCATaccctggcagagcatcaccctTTGTGGGCAGAGGTGGGGCTGGATATTGTGTCCCTGATGCTTCTCGAAAAAAGCCATGTGATGGAGTGTTTGCTGGAGGAAATGACACAGGAGGGGTTCTACCCTGACCACGGCCATATTGAGCGGCTGGCAGAGGAACTGTCCTATTTCACCACCATGGGTCACCAGTACTCCCAAAATGGCTGCAAACAAGTGGTGACTAGAGTCAACCTTTTGTGAGAACATCCACAGAGTGATAATCAACAGTTGGCCAAACCCAATTAAACATCATTTGTACAGCTTCATTCTTACTTACTTACCTACTACTCTGCCGAAAGAGTATCACCATTTTCTCTGTTTGCCCACTTTACCCAAGGATCTGTTCTTGGTTGGATGGCATTACTACCATTCTTAGCTGGCATCTCGTGGTTGTCACGTTGGAGTTTCAGCATGCTAGGCTAGCATAGTAGCCTTGGGTTACTATGACAGATTTGGTCTCCAGCGGTTGCTCTGGTCCCTCTGAATGATGTTCGATCAACTTTGGGTACAGCTGCTCTTTTGCTGTTTAGCTAAAACAAAACATCAGCGCGGAGAAGCGTATTCCTCGTCTGATATTTTGTTGACTGAATGGCCTTGAGACAAACGCCAGCCAGCCAGACTTTGGACTCAACACTGTTTTTTACTTTTCAAAACCTCATGTGCGTCTGGGCACGTCCTTCCATCCACCATATCCAAAAATACCCAGATAGATAGATATTGTTTTCGACCATTGAGC
The sequence above is a segment of the Coregonus clupeaformis isolate EN_2021a chromosome 16, ASM2061545v1, whole genome shotgun sequence genome. Coding sequences within it:
- the tor4ab gene encoding torsin family 4, member Ab — translated: MGDDKDSSGSFSEEQKAKPIPPRPSLVSPELKAMIRIRTKYQALKRRRLDSATGLFASGRPSTGPDPGSLTAPGRSSMGTGTPTAPEIFNSNGKEPPHSRRRRKRSRVLFPNNCCKVVPSDKDRSRAKPFFVLFGIIVSLQVYNAIENLDDHVAPYDLEGLEKTLRREVFGQQGAIEELMEHLQGYLSTYAHSQPLALALHGPSGVGKSHLGRLLVRHFRSVLGEDLVVQYFTLHHCPLQGDVGQCARKLSLWVEEVVEHAEAQEKIPVFVLDEVELMSAPLLDVLQGLLQPNQTNEHLNVIYVLLSSLGQEEITRHILQNVSGTTQAAGALLRHTLAEHHPLWAEVGLDIVSLMLLEKSHVMECLLEEMTQEGFYPDHGHIERLAEELSYFTTMGHQYSQNGCKQVVTRVNLL